Part of the Acidobacteriota bacterium genome is shown below.
TCACATTACAAAAACCATTCAGGGCAACCGCATCAGTGATATGATTAACCTTGCGCGTTATGACAAGAATCAAGTATTCGAGAATTTTCAACGCATGACGAAAGACCGTGTGGTCACTGGCAATTTATCGCAAGAGATAGCCGATAAATTGCTAGAGCAATACAAGCGCGACATCAACCGCTACACTTATCTTGAATAGAGTAGTCGGTAGTCGGTAGGCAGTAGTTGGCACAGCAGCCGCCACTGACTACCGGTTACCGGCTACCGACTACTGAGGTTATTTTATGATGATGAGAAGACAAAAAAGTGCAAAGTTTTTAACCAACCCCACCAAACCTGTGCAAATCGACCGTGACCGCTCGGTTTCGGGGATTCTCCAAAAAATGGAAGGCGCGGGCTTTCAGGCGCGGGCGCTTGCCGATTCACATAATCTCTGGATTGATATGCTGGCTGATAATGCCACGATTTTTCTGGGGCTTTCGGGCGCGTTGATCGCTTCGGGAATGCGACGGCTGATTTCCTACCTGATTAAAAATCATTATGTGGATGTGGTGGTCGCCAGCGGCACCAATCTCTTTCACGATTTGCATGAAACGCTTGGTCGTTATCATTACCAGGCGTCTGCCGGTATGAGCAACGCCGAACTTTACGAAGCGCAGGTCGGGCGTTTTTATGACACGCTTGCCAGCGAATATGAATATCGCGAAGCCGATGAATGGGTAGGCAATTTCGCCAATACGGTTGACCACATGCGCCCCTATTCGACCCGCGAATTTTTGCATCTGCTCGGTCGTGAGCTTTCCGAAATCGCTACCGAAGACGGCATTTTAACTTCGGCTTATAAATCGAAAGTGCCGGTGTTCTGCCCCGGCATTGCGGATTCGGCAATCGCTGTCGGCATCGCCGCTTCGCGCATCAATCGCAAAAATCCGTTTCAATTCGACATCATTCAAGACATGGTTGACGCGGCGCAAATCGTTTCGCGTTCGGTCAACACCGGCGTCGTCCTGTTTGGCGGCGGCGCGCCGAGAAACTTCTTGCAACAGGCGGAAGTCACCGCGTCGATTATCAAGCAATCGGTTCGCGGTCACAAATACGGCATTCAAATCGGACTCGATTTACCGGAATCAAGCGTCAATGCCGGACGCACATTCGATGAAGCGCAAACCTGGGGGCGCGTCGCCAAAGATGCCAAGACCGTCACCGTGCTTTGCGACCCGACGATTGCCTTGCCGATTCTCGTCACTTCGCTTTCGCAGACCGGAACCAAGGCGTTGAAATCGCGTCGTCGTCCGAATTTCAGTTTCGGCAAAGACCTGGCGGTGAATTTCGGCAGTTAAGTTTTAATCGCGCCAATCAACTTTGCACATTTTATTGATTCGTCGGGGGCGAAGTGAAA
Proteins encoded:
- a CDS encoding deoxyhypusine synthase family protein, producing MMMRRQKSAKFLTNPTKPVQIDRDRSVSGILQKMEGAGFQARALADSHNLWIDMLADNATIFLGLSGALIASGMRRLISYLIKNHYVDVVVASGTNLFHDLHETLGRYHYQASAGMSNAELYEAQVGRFYDTLASEYEYREADEWVGNFANTVDHMRPYSTREFLHLLGRELSEIATEDGILTSAYKSKVPVFCPGIADSAIAVGIAASRINRKNPFQFDIIQDMVDAAQIVSRSVNTGVVLFGGGAPRNFLQQAEVTASIIKQSVRGHKYGIQIGLDLPESSVNAGRTFDEAQTWGRVAKDAKTVTVLCDPTIALPILVTSLSQTGTKALKSRRRPNFSFGKDLAVNFGS